The proteins below are encoded in one region of Actinomycetota bacterium:
- the raiA gene encoding ribosome-associated translation inhibitor RaiA: MNLQVKGRNIAVTDALHAYVEEKLVKLGKNLNSASTMEVELFVEKNPSIADNQVAEATIFTKGPVLRAKGASADMYASIDLVESKLGRQVKKYRSKLTSHDAHVRGSIPPDAILQMPEPVEAEEEEEEGPQIVKLKSFDIKPMSAEEAALQLELIGHDFFVFRNSESNDTSVIYRRRDGNYGLIEPR, from the coding sequence ATGAACTTACAGGTAAAGGGAAGGAACATCGCCGTAACCGACGCGCTACATGCCTATGTGGAAGAAAAGCTTGTCAAGCTGGGCAAGAACCTCAACAGCGCCAGCACCATGGAAGTGGAGCTGTTCGTGGAGAAGAATCCAAGCATAGCCGACAACCAGGTGGCTGAGGCGACTATCTTCACCAAGGGTCCGGTTCTGAGGGCCAAGGGAGCATCCGCCGACATGTATGCTTCCATAGACCTGGTAGAGAGCAAGCTGGGCCGCCAGGTCAAGAAGTACCGCAGCAAGCTCACGAGCCATGACGCGCACGTCCGTGGCAGCATCCCGCCGGATGCCATCCTGCAGATGCCCGAGCCAGTGGAAGCTGAGGAAGAGGAAGAAGAAGGACCGCAGATAGTGAAGCTCAAATCCTTCGACATCAAGCCGATGTCGGCTGAGGAGGCAGCGCTGCAGCTGGAGCTGATCGGCCACGACTTCTTCGTCTTCCGCAATTCGGAGTCGAACGATACCAGTGTCATCTATCGCCGGCGAGATGGTAATTACGGGCTGATCGAACCCAGGTAG
- the secA gene encoding preprotein translocase subunit SecA, translating to MAKFLQKALRMGEGKKFKQLEEQVEAINALEPELEKLSDDQLKAKTPELKQRLADGEELDDILPDAFAVAREASRRVMGMRHFDVQLMGGIVLHQGRIAEMKTGEGKTLVATLPVYLNALSGSGVHVVTVNDYLARRDAEWMTPLYNFLGLEVGILQDNLRPAERRVEYAADVTYGTNSEFGFDYLRDNMAIRLEELVQRGHEFAIVDEVDSILVDEARTPLIISGAPEEAANTYVKFASIVPLLRADDDYEIDEKHRTVAVNESGVAKVEKALNVENLYESKNGQLVNHLMQALRAQSLFKKDVEYVVKDGEVLIVDEFTGRIMEGRRYSEGLHQAIEAKEKVRIREENQTLATITLQNYFRMYDKLAGMTGTAATEADEFMHIYKLEVVSIPPNRPMVRDDRNDFIFKTKKGKFRAAAGDIVECHKIGQPVLVGTVSIETSEYLSDMLKRRGVPHQVLNAKHHEKEAEIIQHAGEVGQVTIATNMAGRGVDIKLDEGVVELGGLYVLGTERHESRRIDNQLRGRAGRQGDPGASRFYLSAEDDVIRLFAGDRIYNILDKLSPDEDMPIQHKMLTKTVENAQRKVEQQNFQARKRVLEYDDVMNMQRQVIYEQRRKILEGGDISEDAREIIDEVLANTVETYCESGSYPEDWDWDTLFASLKGLYDISFGKEDMDIEDTSQEEVVEKVLEDARAFYDAKEKDFTPEHMRQLERLVMMGVIDNRWREHLYDMDYLREGIHWRSLSQKDPLVEYKSEGFSMFQELLGSIKEDFTRTIFHMNRVPQDELAERREQDLKYTYDDGTTSHLPQVAQEAAGGPGRAAAGAAAGAASASASAGGGRGTPGEAPAAVTTRHSDKVGRNDPCPCGSGKKYKKCCGV from the coding sequence ATGGCTAAATTCCTTCAAAAAGCCCTACGCATGGGCGAGGGCAAAAAGTTCAAGCAGCTGGAAGAGCAGGTCGAGGCGATCAACGCTCTTGAACCGGAGCTTGAAAAGCTCAGCGACGACCAGCTCAAGGCGAAGACCCCCGAGCTCAAGCAGCGGCTGGCTGACGGCGAGGAGCTCGACGACATCCTTCCCGATGCCTTCGCGGTAGCGCGGGAGGCTTCGCGCCGGGTCATGGGCATGCGCCATTTTGACGTACAGCTTATGGGTGGCATCGTCCTTCACCAGGGGCGCATCGCCGAGATGAAGACCGGAGAGGGCAAGACGCTGGTGGCGACCCTGCCCGTTTACCTCAACGCACTCTCGGGATCCGGCGTGCATGTAGTCACCGTCAACGATTATCTCGCCAGACGTGACGCCGAGTGGATGACCCCCCTCTACAATTTCCTGGGCCTAGAGGTCGGCATCCTGCAGGACAACCTCCGCCCGGCCGAGCGCCGGGTGGAATACGCCGCAGACGTGACCTATGGCACAAACTCTGAGTTCGGATTCGATTATCTACGCGACAACATGGCTATCCGGCTCGAAGAACTGGTGCAGCGGGGCCATGAGTTCGCCATCGTCGACGAGGTGGACAGTATCCTCGTCGACGAAGCCCGCACGCCGCTGATCATCTCCGGAGCCCCCGAAGAGGCCGCCAACACTTATGTAAAGTTCGCGTCAATCGTGCCGCTGCTGCGCGCCGATGACGACTATGAGATCGACGAGAAACACCGCACGGTCGCCGTCAACGAGTCCGGCGTCGCCAAGGTTGAGAAAGCGCTGAATGTCGAGAACCTGTATGAGTCAAAGAACGGCCAGCTGGTAAACCATCTGATGCAGGCGCTGCGCGCCCAAAGCCTTTTCAAGAAGGATGTGGAATACGTAGTCAAGGATGGCGAGGTGCTGATAGTCGACGAGTTCACCGGACGCATCATGGAGGGCCGACGCTATTCCGAAGGCTTGCACCAGGCGATCGAAGCCAAGGAGAAGGTCAGGATCCGGGAAGAGAATCAGACCCTGGCCACCATCACTCTCCAGAATTATTTCCGCATGTATGACAAGCTCGCCGGCATGACCGGCACGGCGGCCACCGAGGCAGACGAGTTCATGCACATCTACAAGCTGGAAGTCGTCTCCATCCCGCCCAACCGGCCGATGGTCCGCGACGACCGCAACGACTTCATCTTCAAGACCAAGAAGGGCAAGTTCCGGGCAGCCGCCGGGGACATCGTCGAATGTCACAAGATCGGCCAGCCGGTGCTGGTCGGTACCGTCTCCATCGAGACCAGTGAGTATCTGAGCGATATGCTCAAGCGCAGGGGGGTGCCGCACCAGGTGCTGAACGCCAAGCATCACGAGAAGGAAGCCGAGATCATCCAGCACGCCGGTGAGGTCGGACAGGTCACAATCGCCACCAACATGGCGGGCCGTGGCGTCGACATCAAGCTGGACGAAGGTGTGGTCGAGCTGGGCGGGCTTTACGTACTCGGCACGGAACGCCACGAGAGTCGCCGTATCGACAACCAGCTGCGCGGCCGCGCCGGGCGCCAGGGCGATCCAGGCGCCTCGCGTTTCTACCTGTCTGCCGAGGACGACGTCATCCGGCTGTTCGCTGGTGACCGGATCTACAACATCCTCGACAAGCTCTCGCCCGACGAGGACATGCCCATCCAGCACAAGATGCTCACCAAGACCGTCGAGAACGCCCAGCGCAAGGTCGAGCAGCAGAACTTCCAGGCTCGCAAGCGCGTGCTCGAATACGATGATGTGATGAACATGCAGCGCCAGGTGATCTACGAACAGCGGCGCAAGATCCTCGAAGGTGGAGACATCAGCGAGGACGCCCGCGAGATCATCGACGAGGTGCTGGCTAACACCGTTGAGACGTACTGTGAGAGCGGTTCCTATCCCGAAGACTGGGACTGGGACACCCTCTTCGCCTCGCTCAAGGGGCTATACGACATCTCCTTTGGCAAGGAAGATATGGATATCGAGGATACCAGCCAGGAAGAGGTCGTCGAGAAGGTGCTTGAAGACGCCCGCGCCTTCTACGATGCCAAGGAAAAGGATTTCACACCAGAGCATATGCGTCAGCTCGAGCGCCTGGTGATGATGGGTGTGATCGACAACCGCTGGCGGGAGCACCTTTATGACATGGATTACCTGCGCGAGGGCATTCACTGGCGCAGCCTTTCCCAGAAGGACCCGCTGGTGGAGTACAAATCCGAGGGCTTCTCGATGTTCCAGGAACTGCTCGGTTCGATCAAGGAAGATTTCACCCGCACCATCTTCCATATGAACCGCGTGCCCCAGGACGAACTGGCCGAGCGGCGCGAACAGGATCTGAAATACACCTACGACGACGGCACCACTTCCCATCTGCCGCAGGTCGCCCAGGAGGCAGCGGGCGGTCCCGGCAGGGCGGCGGCAGGAGCGGCGGCAGGCGCAGCCAGCGCAAGCGCCTCGGCTGGCGGCGGCAGGGGAACCCCGGGCGAAGCCCCGGCTGCGGTCACCACGCGCCACTCAGACAAGGTTGGCCGCAACGATCCCTGCCCCTGTGGTTCGGGGAAGAAGTATAAGAAGTGCTGCGGGGTCTGA
- a CDS encoding rubredoxin, producing the protein MKDSGLWQCQTNNCGYIYDPARGDKKGKIPPGTPFEELPEDWKCPLCGVGKDFFKPVG; encoded by the coding sequence ATGAAAGATTCGGGACTGTGGCAATGCCAGACCAACAACTGCGGTTATATCTACGACCCCGCGAGGGGCGACAAAAAAGGCAAGATCCCGCCGGGGACCCCTTTTGAAGAGCTGCCGGAGGACTGGAAGTGTCCGCTGTGTGGAGTCGGGAAGGATTTCTTCAAACCCGTCGGATAA
- a CDS encoding DUF2029 domain-containing protein — MLRARWLLGFAAIFAIMCAGLLLMEFTNRYNGGIWLRDFQVFHRAGGRVLAGEELFRPVRDGYYSYKYSPTAAILFIPFSLIPFEAAEVVYWLFVSGLVLVGLYLSLLLIYPEFRNADPTRLGFLLALTMMTLGVHIWSELTLGQVNYLLLVMYIAIAWLFTQKKPVLLAFIWALSIFIKPFGLILLPYFVLKKRFREIGWFFAFSGLLFLLPAVFYGAHFLDLQRSWISAITVELGNKADLFQPGNHTLMAVLAQYSPLDVFEPGSIYLTVYKSLVLTLVALLAFLVVRKGSGLQRAETLDFAFILALAPLLSYTNNNAFVLAELGIILLLFNFGKLKVWEKVMAVCGCLLIGGNFYNQLPYEWGARFFAYYDSISLLTIGTILLLVTIFMLRWRESL; from the coding sequence TTGCTGAGAGCCCGGTGGCTGCTCGGCTTTGCTGCCATCTTCGCTATCATGTGCGCCGGCCTGCTGCTCATGGAATTCACCAATCGCTACAACGGCGGCATCTGGTTGCGCGATTTCCAGGTCTTCCACCGCGCCGGCGGGCGGGTGCTCGCGGGCGAAGAGCTGTTCCGGCCGGTTCGTGACGGTTATTACAGTTACAAGTATTCGCCCACCGCCGCCATATTATTCATCCCCTTCTCCCTGATCCCCTTCGAGGCGGCCGAAGTCGTCTACTGGCTTTTTGTCTCGGGGCTGGTGCTGGTTGGGCTGTATCTTTCGCTGCTGCTGATCTATCCGGAATTCCGTAACGCCGACCCCACCAGGCTAGGCTTCCTGCTCGCCCTCACCATGATGACCCTGGGAGTCCATATCTGGTCGGAGCTGACCCTGGGGCAGGTCAACTATCTGCTGCTGGTGATGTACATCGCCATAGCCTGGCTATTCACGCAAAAAAAACCGGTCTTACTCGCGTTCATCTGGGCGCTCAGCATATTCATCAAGCCATTCGGCCTGATCCTGCTGCCTTATTTCGTGCTGAAGAAGCGGTTCCGGGAGATCGGCTGGTTCTTCGCCTTTTCAGGCCTGCTCTTCCTGCTGCCCGCCGTTTTTTACGGCGCCCACTTCCTCGACCTGCAACGCTCGTGGATCAGCGCCATCACCGTGGAGCTGGGTAACAAGGCAGACCTCTTCCAGCCGGGTAATCATACTCTGATGGCCGTGCTTGCCCAGTATTCGCCGCTGGACGTGTTCGAGCCCGGATCCATTTACTTGACCGTCTATAAATCTTTGGTGTTGACGCTGGTGGCGCTCCTCGCATTCCTGGTAGTCCGCAAGGGCTCGGGGCTACAGCGTGCCGAGACCCTGGACTTCGCCTTCATCCTGGCGCTGGCGCCGCTGCTTTCCTACACAAACAATAACGCCTTCGTACTGGCGGAACTGGGTATCATCCTGCTGCTGTTTAATTTCGGGAAGCTCAAGGTCTGGGAGAAAGTGATGGCGGTCTGCGGCTGCCTCCTGATCGGAGGGAATTTCTACAACCAGCTGCCCTACGAGTGGGGAGCGCGTTTCTTCGCCTACTACGATTCGATCTCGCTGCTGACCATCGGGACGATCCTGCTGCTGGTCACCATCTTCATGCTACGCTGGCGCGAGTCGCTTTAG
- the prfB gene encoding peptide chain release factor 2 has translation MQQPDFWSDKAGAAKVSSEYRRAKRRLERYRGMEAEVGDGEAMMEMVREEVAGSGPEDAADFISETWDSLNQTLYHLAQLEEERMFSGEYDDGDAIMTIHPGAGGTESQDWAEMLLRMYLRWADRRGFRTEINEATGGDDAGIKSATVTFHGENAYGLLSAERGVHRLVRISPFDAAKRRHTSFAAVEVSPMVEDDIELEIDEKDLKIDTYRASGAGGQHVNKTDSAVRITHVPTGLVAQCQNERSQLSNKNTAMKLLKGKLLELEERRRLEEMEKERGEVMEIAWGSQIRSYVLAPYQMVKDHRTDFEVGNAQGVLDGDIDEFIHEFLVVRAGKSS, from the coding sequence ATGCAGCAGCCCGACTTCTGGTCGGACAAGGCCGGGGCTGCCAAAGTAAGCTCAGAATACCGGCGTGCCAAGCGGCGCCTGGAGCGCTATCGCGGCATGGAGGCGGAGGTCGGCGACGGTGAGGCCATGATGGAGATGGTCCGCGAAGAGGTCGCCGGGAGCGGCCCCGAGGACGCTGCCGACTTCATCTCCGAGACCTGGGATTCCCTCAACCAGACCCTTTACCACCTGGCGCAGCTGGAAGAAGAGCGCATGTTCAGCGGCGAATATGATGACGGCGACGCTATCATGACCATCCATCCCGGCGCCGGCGGCACCGAGTCACAGGACTGGGCCGAGATGCTCCTGCGCATGTACCTGCGCTGGGCCGACCGCCGGGGTTTCAGGACCGAGATCAACGAGGCAACCGGCGGCGACGACGCCGGCATCAAGAGCGCGACCGTCACCTTCCATGGCGAGAACGCCTACGGCCTGCTCTCAGCCGAACGCGGTGTCCACCGCCTCGTGCGCATCTCCCCCTTCGACGCGGCCAAGCGCCGCCACACCAGCTTCGCCGCCGTGGAGGTCAGCCCCATGGTCGAGGACGACATCGAGCTGGAGATCGACGAGAAGGACCTGAAGATCGACACCTACCGCGCCAGTGGCGCCGGCGGCCAGCATGTCAACAAGACCGACTCGGCTGTGCGCATCACCCATGTACCCACCGGCCTGGTGGCCCAGTGCCAGAACGAGCGCTCCCAGCTGTCCAACAAGAACACCGCCATGAAACTGCTCAAGGGCAAGCTGCTCGAGCTGGAGGAACGCAGGCGGCTGGAGGAGATGGAGAAGGAGCGCGGAGAGGTCATGGAGATCGCCTGGGGCAGCCAGATTAGGTCATATGTGCTGGCGCCTTACCAGATGGTCAAGGACCACCGGACTGATTTTGAGGTGGGTAATGCCCAGGGCGTGCTGGATGGGGATATCGACGAGTTCATCCATGAGTTTCTGGTGGTGCGGGCGGGGAAGAGCTCATAA
- a CDS encoding DUF3221 domain-containing protein, with translation MKRIQLFLAIGVAAISLASLTGCSLSGENGSSSSSKTDGSTESIELSAEPPGIRGFITKADSTAGSSSILVEEDPADASGSSKASVRIKDETKIYRRTGGSLEKSSKAALTVGKQVSVWFEGPVAESYPVQGTASVVVLED, from the coding sequence ATGAAAAGGATCCAGTTATTCCTTGCGATCGGCGTTGCTGCTATTTCGCTGGCATCGCTGACGGGCTGTTCGCTGTCCGGGGAAAACGGCTCGAGCAGTTCATCGAAAACGGATGGCTCTACTGAATCGATAGAACTGTCTGCCGAACCACCCGGCATCCGCGGCTTCATCACTAAAGCTGACTCGACTGCGGGAAGTAGCAGCATCCTGGTGGAGGAAGACCCTGCCGACGCTTCTGGTTCCAGCAAGGCGTCCGTGCGGATAAAAGATGAGACGAAGATCTACCGGCGCACCGGCGGAAGCCTCGAGAAGAGCAGCAAGGCAGCTTTGACCGTCGGCAAGCAGGTCAGCGTCTGGTTCGAAGGACCGGTTGCGGAGTCATATCCGGTGCAGGGGACGGCTTCCGTCGTTGTGCTTGAAGACTAG
- a CDS encoding ATP phosphoribosyltransferase: MLSIALPKGSLQEQTLLLFTEADLPVKRSAREYTVTIADERISAVKILRPQEIPKYVEDGYFDLGISGLDCITESGADVVEVADMPYAKTGTGLMKMVIAVPEDSSIEKAADIKPGARVTTEFPNITKKYFEDLGIPVDVFYSFGATEAKVPEIMDVVVDLTETGSTLRRNNLKIVDVIMESTTRLIANRAAWEDPAKHKAIDEIRTLLLGVLDARGRVLLSMNVAKDNLDAVVGVLPAMKRPTVAPLYNSDSFSVTTVVDKDTVNVIIPRLKEMGAEDILEQGISKIVR, from the coding sequence ATGTTAAGCATTGCTTTGCCCAAAGGGAGCCTGCAGGAGCAGACGCTCCTCCTTTTCACTGAAGCGGACCTGCCGGTCAAGCGGAGCGCCCGCGAGTACACAGTAACAATCGCCGACGAGCGTATCAGCGCCGTCAAGATCCTGCGGCCGCAGGAGATACCGAAGTACGTGGAGGACGGTTATTTCGACCTGGGAATTTCCGGCCTTGACTGCATCACCGAGTCCGGCGCCGATGTGGTCGAGGTGGCGGACATGCCCTACGCCAAGACCGGGACCGGCCTGATGAAGATGGTCATCGCCGTGCCTGAGGATTCGAGCATCGAGAAGGCGGCTGACATCAAGCCGGGCGCCCGGGTCACCACCGAGTTCCCCAATATCACTAAAAAATATTTCGAGGACCTTGGCATCCCGGTCGACGTCTTCTACTCGTTCGGCGCCACCGAGGCCAAGGTGCCGGAGATCATGGACGTAGTAGTCGATCTCACTGAGACCGGATCCACCCTGAGGCGCAACAACCTGAAGATCGTCGACGTCATCATGGAATCGACGACCAGGCTGATCGCCAACAGGGCCGCCTGGGAGGACCCGGCAAAGCACAAGGCTATCGACGAGATCCGCACCCTGCTGCTTGGCGTCCTCGATGCCCGTGGGCGGGTACTACTCTCGATGAATGTAGCCAAGGACAACCTCGATGCGGTCGTCGGTGTGCTGCCGGCGATGAAGCGCCCGACTGTGGCGCCGCTCTATAACAGCGATTCTTTTTCGGTCACGACAGTAGTCGACAAGGATACCGTCAATGTCATCATCCCCCGGCTCAAGGAGATGGGCGCCGAGGATATCCTGGAGCAGGGGATCTCGAAGATCGTGCGGTAG
- a CDS encoding GNAT family N-acetyltransferase — protein MKLTRVTSSEQIEAVAALAQEIWNQHFVPIIGQEQVDYMLEKFQSAPAIAGQISGGNMYYLIEVEGQAAGYFALAPVPEQKDELQLSKIYVRDDYRGCGLGSDSLEFVEALCGQMGIRELWLTVNRNNSATIEFYRRRGFTIESEVVQEIGGGFVMDDFRMTRTIPKSRQRPRCES, from the coding sequence ATGAAACTGACCAGGGTTACCAGTTCCGAGCAGATCGAGGCTGTGGCCGCCCTTGCGCAGGAGATCTGGAACCAGCATTTCGTGCCGATCATCGGCCAGGAACAGGTCGATTACATGCTGGAGAAGTTCCAGAGCGCGCCGGCGATCGCCGGCCAGATCTCCGGCGGAAACATGTATTACCTGATCGAAGTCGAAGGCCAGGCAGCAGGTTATTTTGCCCTGGCGCCGGTTCCGGAGCAAAAAGACGAATTGCAGCTCAGCAAGATCTATGTGAGGGATGACTATCGGGGCTGCGGCCTGGGCAGTGACTCGCTGGAATTCGTTGAGGCTCTGTGCGGGCAGATGGGTATCCGCGAGTTGTGGCTGACGGTCAATCGCAATAATTCCGCGACCATAGAGTTCTACCGGCGCCGTGGATTCACAATCGAAAGCGAAGTGGTCCAGGAGATCGGCGGCGGATTCGTGATGGACGATTTCAGGATGACCAGGACGATTCCAAAAAGTCGACAACGCCCGAGGTGTGAGAGCTGA
- a CDS encoding AlkZ family DNA glycosylase, with the protein MKNQSDITRLRLINQQIALAKNNKVENVVAALGAIQAQDYAGALWAVGLRTGSGTEAAVEQALSDRKIIRTWPMRGTLHFVAAADVRWMLALQRERIIAKAAARHRQLELDETTFARAAELLMAALHGEKKMTRSELYEVLVRAGISTAGQRGYHILWRLGLEALICFGTPQSKQQTFVLLDEWVPDTRILEREEALEELAHRYFTSRGPATVQDFIWWSGLRAADARAGLEMSASHLEKIDVDGNNYWMPRESPPRGSGRKASQLYLLPGFDEYLLGYKDRTAALVPRNSALVVPARNGVMKPVIVLDGVVAGTWKRAVRTNDVLVTASPFNSFSRAEARAFEAAAARYGEFLGMHAEVSRWRH; encoded by the coding sequence CTGAAAAATCAATCTGATATCACCAGGCTCCGCCTGATCAATCAGCAGATCGCACTAGCGAAGAATAATAAGGTGGAGAATGTAGTCGCCGCGCTCGGGGCGATCCAGGCCCAGGACTATGCGGGTGCGCTCTGGGCTGTCGGCCTGCGAACGGGAAGCGGTACCGAGGCGGCAGTCGAACAGGCGCTGTCTGACCGCAAGATCATCCGCACCTGGCCGATGCGGGGCACCCTTCATTTCGTGGCAGCGGCGGACGTTCGCTGGATGCTCGCCCTTCAACGGGAGCGCATCATCGCCAAAGCCGCTGCCCGACACCGGCAGCTGGAGCTCGATGAGACGACATTCGCTCGCGCCGCCGAGCTGCTTATGGCTGCGCTGCATGGGGAAAAAAAGATGACCCGCAGTGAGCTATATGAGGTCCTGGTGCGGGCCGGGATCTCTACCGCGGGCCAGCGTGGCTATCACATCCTGTGGCGGCTGGGGCTCGAAGCGCTCATCTGTTTCGGAACGCCTCAGAGCAAACAGCAGACGTTCGTCCTGCTTGACGAATGGGTGCCAGATACCAGGATATTGGAGCGTGAGGAAGCCCTGGAGGAGCTCGCCCATCGATATTTCACCAGCCGCGGTCCGGCCACGGTACAGGATTTCATCTGGTGGTCTGGGCTGAGAGCTGCGGATGCCCGGGCCGGACTGGAAATGAGCGCCTCCCATCTGGAAAAAATCGATGTGGATGGGAACAATTACTGGATGCCTCGGGAGTCGCCGCCCCGAGGGAGCGGGCGCAAGGCTTCGCAACTGTATCTCCTGCCCGGTTTTGACGAGTATCTGCTCGGATATAAGGATCGTACCGCAGCGCTGGTTCCGAGAAATTCAGCTCTAGTGGTTCCGGCAAGGAATGGAGTAATGAAACCCGTGATAGTGCTCGATGGAGTCGTGGCGGGCACCTGGAAGCGCGCTGTCAGGACGAATGATGTGCTGGTCACCGCGAGCCCATTCAACTCCTTCAGCAGGGCTGAAGCCAGGGCGTTCGAAGCAGCTGCGGCGAGATATGGCGAGTTCCTGGGAATGCACGCCGAGGTATCGCGGTGGCGGCACTGA
- a CDS encoding DNA alkylation repair protein — translation MPRSEEIIRELKVLGDPERAEHSRRYFKTGVGEYGEGDIFLGIRVPEVRKCARRFWDTGLEDALELLKSPYHEARLLSLFMLVARYSKAGDAEKEAIYQAYLDNTRYVNNWDLVDSSASYIVGDFLLKRDRKILYRLALSKSLWERRISIISTSCFIRDDDFSDTLAISELLLHDREDLIHKAAGWMLREVGNRDMAVEEAFLARHYREMPRTMLRYAIEKFPEEKRQAYLKGSI, via the coding sequence ATGCCGCGGTCCGAGGAGATAATCAGAGAGCTGAAGGTGCTTGGCGATCCCGAGAGAGCGGAGCATTCGCGGCGATACTTCAAGACCGGCGTTGGTGAGTATGGCGAGGGTGATATATTCCTCGGTATCCGGGTTCCCGAAGTCAGGAAATGCGCCCGGAGGTTCTGGGATACCGGCCTCGAGGATGCACTGGAATTGTTGAAGTCCCCTTACCATGAAGCAAGGCTGCTGTCGCTGTTCATGCTTGTCGCCAGGTATTCGAAAGCCGGCGACGCCGAAAAGGAGGCGATCTACCAGGCCTACCTGGACAACACGCGATATGTGAACAACTGGGACCTGGTGGACAGCTCGGCGTCCTACATCGTCGGTGACTTCCTTCTGAAGCGGGACAGGAAGATCCTGTACAGGCTGGCCCTATCGAAGAGCCTGTGGGAGCGGCGGATAAGCATCATATCGACCTCCTGCTTCATCAGGGATGACGATTTCAGCGACACACTGGCCATCTCGGAACTGCTTTTGCACGATCGTGAGGATCTCATCCACAAGGCCGCCGGCTGGATGCTGCGCGAGGTGGGAAACCGTGACATGGCGGTCGAAGAGGCGTTCCTGGCCAGACACTACCGGGAGATGCCGCGTACCATGTTGCGCTACGCCATTGAGAAATTTCCCGAGGAAAAGAGGCAGGCGTACCTGAAGGGAAGCATATGA
- a CDS encoding endo alpha-1,4 polygalactosaminidase, whose amino-acid sequence MLAVITLLLVMTAGCDQDQADQDKTGTLDGITGTAADTGGTTAEGGWYRPPLNVTWQWQLRGKVNTGYRVEIYDIDLFDSPESLIDELHSSGRKVICYFSAGSYEDWRPDAAEFSPGDLGNTLEGWEDEKWLDIRSPGVRRIMKQRLDLAKQKGCDGVEPDNVDGYSNDSGFGLSAADQLAYNRFIAEEAHKRDLSVGLKNDLDQVEQLAGFFDFSVNEQCHEYDECDQLVSFIKTGKPVLNAEYEEDLIKDSARRRLLCDEATGEGFSTLILPLELDDSYRFSCQSLQEMGN is encoded by the coding sequence ATGCTGGCGGTCATCACGCTGTTACTGGTCATGACGGCAGGCTGTGATCAAGACCAGGCTGATCAAGACAAGACCGGTACGCTGGATGGAATTACGGGAACCGCCGCCGACACTGGAGGGACGACAGCGGAAGGCGGCTGGTATCGGCCGCCACTGAATGTCACCTGGCAGTGGCAACTAAGGGGGAAGGTCAACACCGGCTACCGCGTGGAGATCTACGACATCGATCTTTTTGATTCACCGGAATCGTTGATAGACGAACTTCACTCTTCCGGCAGGAAGGTGATCTGTTATTTCTCCGCCGGCTCGTATGAGGACTGGCGGCCTGACGCGGCAGAATTCTCACCGGGCGATCTCGGCAATACTCTCGAAGGGTGGGAGGATGAAAAATGGCTGGATATCCGTTCCCCGGGTGTCCGGCGCATCATGAAGCAGCGCCTGGATCTGGCGAAGCAGAAAGGGTGCGATGGCGTCGAGCCGGATAACGTGGACGGTTATAGCAACGACTCCGGCTTCGGCCTGAGCGCGGCAGACCAGCTTGCCTACAACCGTTTTATCGCAGAGGAAGCTCACAAGCGAGATCTTTCGGTCGGCCTAAAAAACGACCTCGATCAGGTAGAGCAGCTTGCCGGATTTTTCGACTTCAGCGTCAACGAGCAGTGCCATGAATATGACGAATGCGATCAGCTGGTATCCTTTATCAAGACGGGGAAGCCGGTATTGAATGCGGAGTATGAAGAGGATCTGATCAAGGATAGCGCCAGGCGCCGATTATTATGTGACGAGGCGACCGGGGAAGGATTCAGTACGTTGATCCTGCCGCTGGAGCTGGACGATTCTTACCGGTTCAGCTGTCAGTCCTTACAGGAAATGGGGAATTGA